One part of the Fimbriimonadaceae bacterium genome encodes these proteins:
- the traN gene encoding conjugal transfer protein TraN translates to MKRMLIGICLAICLVCGVVEVRADCSGIDDPYLKAKCEVEGQKASGLVGAGILAPNMTKVPQYSGSPGCVTAGCSGAAEERYYDDPGSLSAAGGAAASSDERYSKIQQSRIDRDGWDLRTSSPVTTAQSTAATLPTDSIMTESCSVVNMCTSYTEGAGVTGTCQVPGGSRQTCLKIRNPTLLPNACTVPGIPSPPYTSETEVNGCKDLEAAGASGLAALVTTTCLDGAARDLKCAQPYATVLTGGTSGFNAHDHAPGMAMGNFTIESAFPIWDGTRWVVGLNVTGNSAGEDKYGCTNVGSVKTGPYVLTPANPTASGNGSPAYCNSKCSCFGYPMTFTMGAFSPTGPLSWQVPFTFTYESHSIAVMVTGTFLDTYSVAPLTGCFQEEQTWDVTSTAGDTCGEYRDKGCNQVSSRCASVQPGTGYCLMYENTYKCPGPSECSTTQPITQCTKCGKPDSPVPFCVDTSTPPNENLALAATWLAMTKNVEEDWDPDRLRIFTGKRSTCDFSTIGRSLINCCDSDPDKLIGKCSEEEIALARDKHDRKAHLIGTHCVDKGSFLVGSVCLRKEEVYCTMKSELGRMVQEQGRVQLGMTWGSADAPQCDGFTVDQFSALNFQAMDFTEWYKNVSANIDPAVITKEMATKICTYTGTC, encoded by the coding sequence ATGAAGCGCATGCTCATAGGGATTTGCCTCGCGATCTGTTTGGTGTGTGGTGTTGTGGAGGTACGCGCAGATTGCAGTGGGATTGACGATCCGTACCTCAAAGCGAAGTGTGAGGTAGAGGGGCAGAAGGCCTCAGGATTAGTCGGTGCAGGTATTCTGGCGCCGAACATGACCAAAGTGCCGCAGTACTCAGGGTCGCCGGGTTGTGTCACGGCAGGGTGCTCTGGGGCTGCTGAAGAGAGGTATTACGATGATCCTGGCAGTTTGAGCGCGGCCGGCGGTGCGGCGGCGAGCTCCGATGAGCGTTACTCGAAAATCCAACAGAGCAGGATTGACCGAGATGGGTGGGATCTACGGACTAGTAGCCCGGTGACGACGGCGCAATCGACGGCAGCGACGCTGCCGACCGATTCCATCATGACGGAGAGCTGTTCCGTGGTGAATATGTGCACGAGTTACACCGAAGGGGCTGGCGTCACGGGGACCTGCCAAGTGCCTGGGGGCTCACGGCAGACCTGCCTCAAGATTCGCAACCCCACCCTGCTACCGAACGCGTGCACGGTTCCTGGAATTCCCAGCCCTCCCTATACCTCTGAGACGGAGGTCAATGGGTGCAAGGATCTAGAAGCGGCTGGCGCCAGTGGCCTCGCCGCACTGGTGACTACGACCTGTCTCGATGGAGCTGCGCGGGATCTCAAGTGTGCTCAACCGTATGCCACCGTGCTGACCGGGGGGACTTCTGGATTCAACGCGCACGACCATGCGCCGGGAATGGCCATGGGCAATTTTACGATCGAATCGGCGTTTCCTATCTGGGATGGAACTCGATGGGTGGTCGGCTTGAACGTCACTGGCAATTCCGCCGGAGAAGACAAATACGGCTGCACAAATGTTGGCTCGGTGAAGACCGGGCCTTACGTGTTGACTCCGGCGAACCCGACGGCCTCTGGAAATGGCTCGCCGGCCTACTGCAATAGCAAGTGCTCATGCTTTGGGTATCCCATGACGTTTACGATGGGCGCCTTCAGTCCCACCGGCCCGCTCAGCTGGCAAGTTCCGTTTACATTTACTTACGAGTCGCATTCGATTGCGGTCATGGTAACGGGAACCTTTCTTGATACGTACAGCGTGGCGCCCTTAACGGGATGCTTTCAAGAGGAGCAAACCTGGGATGTCACGTCCACGGCCGGGGACACCTGTGGCGAGTATCGAGACAAGGGCTGCAATCAAGTCAGCTCTCGCTGCGCATCGGTGCAGCCGGGGACGGGATATTGCTTGATGTACGAGAACACCTACAAGTGTCCGGGACCGTCGGAATGTTCGACGACGCAACCGATTACTCAATGCACGAAGTGTGGGAAACCAGACAGTCCTGTGCCGTTTTGCGTGGATACCAGTACGCCACCCAATGAGAATCTGGCGTTAGCGGCCACCTGGCTGGCGATGACCAAGAATGTCGAAGAAGATTGGGATCCGGACCGTCTGCGTATCTTCACGGGCAAAAGGAGCACCTGTGATTTCAGCACAATCGGGCGATCACTAATCAATTGCTGCGATTCGGACCCCGATAAATTGATTGGGAAATGCTCTGAGGAGGAGATCGCGCTTGCGAGGGATAAACACGATCGAAAGGCTCATCTAATTGGGACACATTGTGTGGATAAAGGCTCCTTTCTGGTCGGCAGTGTGTGCCTCCGAAAGGAAGAGGTCTACTGCACTATGAAATCCGAGCTCGGTCGGATGGTGCAGGAACAAGGCCGTGTGCAGTTGGGCATGACCTGGGGATCAGCGGATGCGCCCCAGTGCGACGGATTTACGGTCGATCAGTTCAGCGCTTTGAACTTCCAGGCGATGGATTTCACGGAATGGTACAAAAATGTTTCAGCGAATATTGACCCGGCTGTGATCACGAAGGAAATGGCGACGAAGATATGCACCTACACAGGCACCTGTTAA
- a CDS encoding lytic transglycosylase domain-containing protein — translation MAAANRYAVTVQILEAIILVESEGDPHAVNVNRDGKGDRRGPLSFKQATDLVAELWKAGANFDVGIAQINSVHMRQYKIDPVHFLDPCINIQWAAFVLRQKINEYQETWTAVGRYNGSRNIAGYSWKVYRALERLAGIRRARGLLR, via the coding sequence GTGGCGGCGGCGAATCGCTACGCGGTGACCGTGCAAATATTGGAAGCCATTATTCTAGTGGAGAGTGAAGGGGATCCGCATGCGGTGAATGTGAATCGGGACGGCAAGGGGGATCGGCGAGGACCACTTTCTTTCAAGCAAGCGACGGATCTGGTTGCTGAACTGTGGAAGGCGGGGGCGAATTTTGATGTGGGGATTGCACAGATCAATAGCGTGCACATGCGGCAGTACAAAATTGATCCAGTCCATTTTCTCGATCCTTGTATCAATATCCAATGGGCTGCCTTTGTCTTGCGGCAGAAGATCAATGAGTACCAAGAAACGTGGACAGCCGTAGGCCGTTACAACGGCAGTCGCAACATCGCGGGCTACAGCTGGAAGGTGTATCGGGCATTGGAGCGCCTCGCAGGCATCAGACGAGCCCGTGGCTTGCTGCGATGA
- a CDS encoding heavy metal-binding domain-containing protein, which produces MKILTVDVIPGHTYRYFQALIQIETVGIASWRDAVVRFTDFWGGRAKTYDSPIVHATQSMVNRLAQSAAALGADLIIGFDIQIHQVTARYWGWGMAQIIMRGTPIQFMDRDALGTILAGELSPFVARDQSARHPPDGNSLGEAVGMDEMTVPSLDTARLGTRR; this is translated from the coding sequence ATGAAAATTCTTACGGTGGATGTCATTCCCGGACATACCTATCGGTATTTTCAGGCATTGATTCAGATCGAGACCGTCGGGATCGCTTCCTGGCGGGATGCCGTTGTCCGATTCACCGATTTCTGGGGAGGGCGCGCGAAGACGTATGACAGTCCGATCGTCCATGCGACTCAGAGCATGGTGAATAGGCTTGCGCAAAGCGCTGCGGCGTTGGGAGCTGACCTGATCATTGGTTTCGACATTCAGATTCATCAGGTGACGGCACGATACTGGGGGTGGGGTATGGCACAAATCATCATGCGGGGAACGCCGATTCAGTTTATGGATCGTGACGCGCTTGGGACGATTTTGGCCGGTGAACTGTCCCCCTTCGTTGCAAGGGACCAGTCCGCTCGACATCCGCCGGACGGAAATTCACTGGGAGAAGCGGTAGGGATGGACGAGATGACGGTGCCCTCATTGGATACGGCTCGGTTAGGCACGCGTCGATAG